The following are encoded in a window of Fusarium verticillioides 7600 chromosome 6, whole genome shotgun sequence genomic DNA:
- a CDS encoding 60S ribosomal protein L37, which translates to MTKGTSSFGKRHNKTHTLCRRCGRRSLHVQKHECSSCGYPAAKIRKYNWSEKAKRRKTVGTGRTRYLKDVSRRFKNGFQTGTPKGARGATAEKA; encoded by the exons ATGA CGAAGGGTACCTCCAGCTTCGGTAAGCGTCACAACAAGACGCACACCTTGTGCCGACGATGCG GTCGCCGCTCTCTTCACGTTCAGAAGCATGAGTGCTCTTCTTGCGGCTACCCTGCTGCCAAGATCCGCAAGT ACAACTGGTCTGAGAAGGCTAAGCGAAGAAAGACGGTCGGCACTGGCCGCACTCGCTACCTCAAGGATGTGTCTCGACGATTCAAGAACGGTTTCCAGACTGGTACCCCCAAGGGCGCTCGAGGCGCTACTGCCGAGAAGGCCTAA